ATTATTTTTAAACACCCAGGTCCATATGAACCCGAAAGAAGAAATAAAAATTCAATTCTGGTCGAAAAAACCTGGACTCACCATGGAAGTACAAAAGGCAGATTTCAACTTTGAGTATCAGGAAAAAAGTACCGCAACTCAGTATACCGATGAATATGAGAAGTTACTCTTTGATTGTTCAGTAACAATTGAACAAATGCGGGAAGTGGATAGACTCATGGTTGAGGAGGTTGGCGTATCGATTCTTATGATGATGGAAAATGCTTCAAGAAATATTGCACTATTGTCACGCCGAATGCTGGGAGGGAGTGTAAAAAATAAAAGGATAGTTATTCTTTGTGGAAAAGGAAATAATGGAGGAGATGGACTGGGGGCAGCCCGACATTTGATAAATCTTGGCGCTGATGTTGCATGTTTTCTATCAACAACTTCTTCGGAGCTACGGACAGATGCGCGAGTGCAATACACCGTGCTTAAAAACATCGAAGCGCCTATCTATGAGCCTTCCAATAGTGCTTTAGATTCTATGCTAACAAGAGCCGATCTTATTATCGATGCTCTTTTAGGATATAACATCCAGGAAAATCCAAAAGAACCTCTAGCATCACTTATTCGATCCGCCAATAATGCAGATAAACCAGTACTCGCAGTTGATATTCCCTCAGGGCTGAATGGCGATACCGGAGAAGCTTCTGATTCTACTATGCGGGCAACAACAACCCTCACTCTTGCTCTTCCAAAGGTCGGCTTACTGACAGACAAAGCAAGGGATTATGTAGGAGAATTATATGTAGCCGATC
Above is a window of Candidatus Roizmanbacteria bacterium CG_4_9_14_0_2_um_filter_38_17 DNA encoding:
- a CDS encoding NAD(P)H-hydrate epimerase, whose protein sequence is MNPKEEIKIQFWSKKPGLTMEVQKADFNFEYQEKSTATQYTDEYEKLLFDCSVTIEQMREVDRLMVEEVGVSILMMMENASRNIALLSRRMLGGSVKNKRIVILCGKGNNGGDGLGAARHLINLGADVACFLSTTSSELRTDARVQYTVLKNIEAPIYEPSNSALDSMLTRADLIIDALLGYNIQENPKEPLASLIRSANNADKPVLAVDIPSGLNGDTGEASDSTMRATTTLTLALPKVGLLTDKARDYVGELYVADLSVPEAVYEKLNIHIQNIFEHEEIIKIS